CTACGCTCCACTCAACTGTTGTAATTCCAGAGTTATCGAGACAGGGCATTAATTCAGTGAGtgctgtggaggagggaggggcagcaggGATGAGGTGCGCAAAGGGTGTCTCCGTGTCTCAGACAAAAACTGAGACAGCTGGAACACAGGGCCAGGGGCTAAGCACTCACCCAGCTCGTGAGGGAATTCCTCACAGAGAATGGCCACTGACGTGCTGATGCCTtggaagacagacacagtgaAGGAGGCACCAATAGCCAGGCCATCGATGAAATTGTGGAGCCCGTCGCTCAGGGTGATCATCCAGGCCAAGGTCCCGATATCAGAGTAGCGGACCCCCTTGAGCCAGTAGCAAGCACTCTGGGACGCCTGCAGGTCCTAGGAGAAAGGACATACCAGTGAACTTTAGGTAAACCACAGTAAGCTAGACTCACAAAGGCCATGGCTGCTGCGTCGAGGCTCCCCAGGGGACACTCATGGCTGCTGACCTGCACAGACATGGAGTTGACGATGACCTTCTCGTCCGTGCCAGGCACCTTGCCATCCAGCTCGCCGCTGCAGTGCTGAGGGATCATGTGATCCAGGTCCCCGTTCTGTAGCTTCTCCGTCACACCCTCCTCCTGGTCCTTCTTGGAAGGAAGTGTCTCGGAGGTAAAATGGTTATGGCCATGATGGTGCTAGGGTAGGAAGAGCGAGCAGTGTTACTGATCAAAaccaccagcccagcccagctcaaCCCAGTCCAGCCCAGCCCAACCCGGCGCCCACCACTTGGAGGAAGCACGCCAAGGCCGGGAAGATCTTATTCCTGTATCCAAGGAAACCCAGCAGGCCACACACAGGGATGTGGAGAAATTGTGGCAACACATACAAAGACAGGGACTTTCTAGTAGACAAAGAAGTACCCTGCCGTCACCCAATCCAGTGAGGTGACCGCTACTCTAAGTACTTAGGTTGCTCCTTTAAGATGGCCACTTTATTCAACTCTAACAGGCAGTGACCCCATGTCAACTACAGGAGGCCTCTTATTGGAGCTACACCCGTCAAAGCTGTTCCTGGATGTTTGTAACCCAACCTCTTTTACTGTCCTCTATAGAGAGAATGCCAGGCTTGCCCATCACGCACCGTCATGTGCTGCTACACCCCACCAACCCAtgtcagcacttttttttttctttctgaagttaAAGTCTTCTGCTAGACAGCTCATCACTAAGAACTGGGCCTCACCTCGTTTTTCTGCTTCAGGAGCATCTTCAGGATCTtttctgtgaaaaagaaaaggtagaaaccCCCAAACACTACTGCAGACTTGGAGACATAATTGTCCTGAGGGTTGAAGCCAAAAGCCTGTGGGCACAGGAAAACGGAATGAGTTTACATACACAAGCCGTCAGCAGCTCTCCTCTCCTTACCACTCTCCACTCTGGGAAAGAGGCTCTGCTGGCCGCCCATTCTCCTGCCAGCAGAAACCTAGCCTCTGCACTCCCCGGACTCGCCAGCACTAGCCTGGGTGCCTGCATATTCTCTTCGGATACAAAAGGCAGGCTGGCTTTAGGATTTCCTGATCCAGGGCGATTGGATCCAGGACCTTAGGTTTGCTCGGCAATCACCGTAGcactaagctacatctccagccctcagggtttcattatatgtattttatgtttacttaatttttatttatgtgtgaaagtgtgtgtttgCGAATATGCATGTAGGTGgccgaggaggccagaagagggtgccagttCACCTGAATCTGGAGCTGTAGGCACCCAGGAGCCATGTGCACCCTGGGAGCCAAACTCTgggcctcaggaagagcagcaagcattcagGGCCTCAGGAACTACCATGGCCAgttggcttgcttgctttcttttcttttcttttcttttctttctttctttattttttttttgtttttgtttttgtttttttcgagacagggtttctctgtatagccctggctgtcctggaactcactttgtagtccaggctggccttgaactcagaaatcagcctgcttctgcctccccagtctttttcttttctttttgactagGTCCTACTACACTtattacatagaccaggctgtcctcagactcacagaggccagcctgcctctacctcccgagctCTGGGGATTAAAAACTGGTTGTCTCCTTTTAATGAGAACACTGCCTTAATCGCTGTTAGTACTTAGCCACATAAGCACTTAGTCAGCAAATAGCACGTTTAAAGGGAGGCCACCTGCGTTTATTTTTGCCTCATCTACTGTCCCCAGTTCATCTGCCCGTAAACACAATGGGAAGTGGTTTAGTTACGATTGCTAAAAGGAGAAAATCCATTCCAGTTCCACAGCAAGAATTGCAGCATCGCCCTGACCACAGAACCTTGAAAGgaccacaaaccaaaaaaagcagGCTCTGTCCCTGCCGGCATCTTGGGGTGGATAAAGGCCAGGCCTAGTTCCACAAGCCTGCAGTTTCCCGAACTccggaggaggaggtgggaggaccctgggactctgaggccagcctgtccaACAAAGGTTCCATTTCTctagaacagaataaaaatatttttgaaaagaatggGCTGGTGGGGAGGGTATACTGCTCTGAGTTCTTTCTGGAAATTTCACTTAAGTAAGGAAGGGTAAAAGGATTTATCGACACAGAAGATGGGAATAGCCAGAGAGCTGTCCTAAGTCTGGCTCCTGGTTTATGGTGCCAAGTGTCCAATGACCTGTTTGTGTCATTTCTAACAGAAAacaggctcaattcccagtactttggaggcggaggcaggaagacagCAGGTCTGAGACCATGAGGTGAgattatctcaaaaaatatacTCCAGGTCTCTTGGGAACAGGGCAGAGACAAGAGCTAACCCTCCTGAAGGAGAACCCCAATTGACTTCAAGGGCAGACATTTCTCTTCCTGCAGTTTAAGGCAGCAGGCTCCCAGCCCTCTAGCCTCGGCCTCTAAGAGACCAGGAGGGCAAATGCTAAAGGAGCCCTGCTTGCAGGTCAGCTCTTCTGGAGAAGAGGTGCGCCCTGGGAAAAAGTGAAGAAGAGCCAGTAGGTGAGGCGGGATTCAAGAGCACAGGACTCATTAGACCTGAGCTTAGGGCAGTGGACATTCATGCAGGTCAGACTCTGGGGACGTGAGGGAAGGgtgtgggaggggggagagcCATGATTCATTTAACAGTCGTCACAATTGCTCCACCAAGAACACAAAACAATACTGTAGAAAACAGTGTTCTCAGAAGCATGTAAGATTGGCTCTTGCCTTTGCACAGGCTTGTCAGACCACCCGCAGTGAAATGCATTGTGCTTATTATAATTAGCAGGTCCACTGAAGAGATTTCTCGAAATCACTAGGGCCTCTCCAAAGCAGAGGAGGACTACACTGGCTTCAAAACAGTGGCTCCCTTCTCTCCTGTGGAAGGTCACCCACCATGAAGGTGCCACAGATGTCCTGCTTCCTCTGGATTTCCTTTGCCCTCAAACTCCCTATCGAAGAGCTGGGTTTTTACTGAGAACTGTGGATTTCGCTGTGGTTTGCTTTTCTAAATTAAAGCCCCACACTGAGAGTCAGAGCTAATCGAGCTTGCTTGTCTTCTACCTATGTGTAGCAGGtacatgtgtgcactgtgtgtgtgtgtgtgtctgtgtgtgtgtctgtgtgtgtgcctgctgcctgcagaggccacaaCAGGGCATGagatcatctggaactggagttagagtttGTAAGCTCCCTGTGGGTGCTGCGAATGgaaccagctgagccatctcttcagtgccAAGTTACACTGGCGTTTCACTCTACAGTCCCAGCCTTTTGGAGGCACCCATATGCCTTTGAGAGTCAGCCTATTGTTTATCATCTGTATACAAAGAACAGAGAAGTGAATGGCTGGTCCAGGTGTGGGGTCTGCCTAAGGATGGGATTTCAACCTAACCCTTAAATCTCGCTTAGCTTGGTCCTAGCTTTCCTTTCCAAACAAAGGACTCTTGGGGGCCAGTCTCTGTGCCTTCCATGTACATAGAGGCTCCCCCCACTGTGCCTATTGCCCCCTAGCTGATAGGGGTGCTCTGGTGAGAGCGCTGCAGCTTGTCATACCTCTGGGATGAGCTGGAAGAGGGCGTTGGAGTAGAGGGTTCCAATCGCCAAGGCTATGAAGTAGAGCAGCAGCCTCTTGTAAAAAGTCTTCTTCATGAAGGGCACCACGCTGGCCCCCatgagggagcagagggagatgaCGGTAACGCAGAGGAAACCGTACCCCCATACTGCCAGCCCAACCCAGGACAGGGAGCAAGGCAACCACCATGAGGGAAAGGAGGTGGACAGGAGAATTGTGGGTATGAACGAAGGAACCCAAAAAGAAAGACCAGAGAcaagtagggagagagagagagagagagagagagagagagagagagagagaNGATTTATTTCAAAGTGCTGGAGCAAGAGGAGGAGCCACAGCAGCTACTACATCAAAAatagagaggagtgagagaggaagagaaggtgaggagagcgagagcgagcgagagagagagagagagagagagagagagagagagagagagagagagagagagaaataggagaGATTTGTTAGTGATTTGGGTCTGATGCAATTTCCTTCAATCAGTGCAGGAGGTATGAGGAGGAATCTGAGGTGGTCTTGGAACCCCGTGACTACTGCCCCTGCTCCCGAGGTGGCCTGGGTCATACCTGCCAGCTGGTGTGACTGGCAAACAGGGCAGGCTACTGCCTCATTGCACACACGAATTCAGCACGTGCTCAGGTCAGGCACAGACTTCGGACTCAAGGTCTTTTAACAGGACACCAGAGCAAGTGGGAAGACAAGGTTTGGTGTGTCACTGGCTCTCCTTGTGCCTATTTAAGCCACATCACAGTGGCGCGTGTGACACTACCCAAGGATCATTTGCTTTGTGAAAGAAACAAGAACAGAGCTGTGCACGGGACGGGAAGGTCACCGAGCAGGCTGCGCCGGTCAGAGTCGGTTTCTGAGCAGCCGTGTTTGTCCCCATTTGCTTTGAGGGACCTGGGGTAGAAAGCAGAGTTCCAAGACCAACTCGTTATAAAAATTAATCTCAAATGCATTTTCCAAAGTGACGCACTCTGGGTTGTGAGGGGACAGTACAGAACTGTACCAGGATGACAACCCTTGTATGTCAGTCAAACAAgcaataaaacatttcatttcaaatccttaaaaaaaaaaaaaaaaattagtaaattcAATGGCTGGAGCTGAAAAAAATAGCCCAAGGTGAGGCCTCTTTTGGGACAAACAAGGGAGCTAGCCTTAATTCAGTTCTTCTCTCATGATGAAAAGGAGCGGGGGAGCCCTGACATCTCAGAGAGAAGCTCTCCTCAGTTAACCTCTTGGTTGAGGAGGGCCAAAAAAGCCAATGATGTGAGCCTTTATAAAAGATCTCATAGCACCAAAGTGGCCAACCAGGTAGCTACATGGTACTTCTCCAacagtggtgtgtgcctgtgctgAACAGCTGGGCAGACTCTCAACTTGGGTCTTATTTTTGCAGCTCCTCAGTGATGGCGATTAAAAAACAGAAttattgaacatttaaaaacagtcAGGTGAGTGGACCAGAAAGTCAGACCTATCCGGGAAAGATCAGGATGCAAGGCACAAACGAATGAGCTTCTCTTGtactgtgtttgttttttttgttttgtttttttgttttatttttggtttggtttggttttggtgggaACAACCTATTTCTTAAGCTGCCCaagctgtgatcctcctgcctcagattttcAAGTGCTGCAACTGCAGGCGTGAGCTGCCACAGCTGCCTTAATTAAAACCAGGATCACACCATTTGAGGCCAGTTCCCTGAGtgacctccctccctctgcctcacacGTCATTGAGGATCAACTGGAGTCCACACACGAGCACCCCCAAGATTTCCCTTAATTGTCAGCTCCTGCCTGGCAAGTGGAGTGCTTTGGACTCCTATAAATCGAGGCTCTGGAATGGAGTCAAAAGATTCCCCCAAAGGGGGCACAAATGTTTTAGAACCTTGCATCTGATGTCACCCgaagaggccagaggccaacttGAGCGAACAGAGGCATGAGAGAAGTTATTGGACCCCTGATATAAAGAGTCAATTCATTTTTCAGGTGGCAATTATTGGGGGCCTTAGAACACAGAGGGAGAATGTCAGCCCGAGGGGGACTGGGCTGTGGCAGCCCAGGAAAAGTGAACGCGCGCCTGTTTCTACTGCACCTCTGGGATGAGCTGGAAAAGGGCGTTAGAGAGCAGCGTTCCAATGGACAGGGCGATGAAGTAAGTGAGCACACGGCTGAAAAACGCTTTCTCTGTGCACGGCAGGACCAGGACTCCCAGGAGAGAGGCCAGGTTAATCAGTGAGACACTGAGGAAGCCAAAGCCCCACACTGTGGAGGAACAAGAACAGATGAGGGCCTCCATTACTGAGGGAGTAACGCTGCCGACGGTGAGGTAGGCACAGAGATCCGGCATTAGGAAAGGTCTGCTGCCTCCATCTCATGTTAGGGAAGCCTCGGGAAGCAAGGTCGAGGTTGCTATCTGAGCAGCTAACCCTTCAGAGGAAGAGACTCAACATGGCGGAGTACCATGAGATGAGTTAAGACAGTATGTGTACTTATGATGGTGACACAGGGCAGGTCTAGTAGCCCTTGCTGGCTCTATATAGGACTTTAGAAAGGCAATCAAGGACTTACTCTGACAGGGTGAGTCCCCTCTAGGTAGAGGGGAGGTACTAAGAGGCAGTGTGGGTGGGGGGCATGGGGTGGGGAATGAAGTAGCCAAAGGAGGTCATAAAGATTGGCACTCTTACAGTTTAATGAAAACAAAGGGtgagtaaaaaaaacaaacaaacccatattCACATGCTGGCCAGGGTCCAGTCCACCCAGTGCTCACCAGGCAGCCCACCCAGGGTCTGGTGATGTGTGTAACAGTCTGAGTACATGTGTCCATCATCACTATCCACCATCGCCCCAATCCAGTCTGTGCATACCTTCAATGGCACTTGGCTTCCCCTCCTCTGTCTGTTCATTTTCCTCAGACTTCTGGTTTTCTGAGGTGCAGGCCTGGGAATCCAGCTGCTGGAGGATGGTGGGGCAGaactcctggaactcactcatcCCGATCTGAGATCGCTCGCTCAAGTTGTGGGCCACAAAGAGGGCTCTAGAGCTAAAGCACTGAAACCAGGAGGGGCAGAAGGGTTCTTAGAATCCTTAAttcccgccccgccctgccctgcaCGACTCTACCCTGGAGGGAACTCAACCCCctgagaaataaagagaaaacagccacagccacactgcAGAGAATCCGGAGTCTCCAGGGATGAGAGTCAGGAAAGCCCCACACTTGAAAGCCTGGTTTGGATCTCAGATCAGCCATAGTGAGTGCTTAGGGCACACAACTATAATCTGGTTATAGAAAGAGGTTTGGGGGACGATTCCAAGGGGAACCTTAATCTTGGCTACTTGGGTggccaaggcaggaagaatgTCTGAACTGCAAAGCAAATTCAAATCTAGTCTGCACAGCTCAGTGGAACCCCCCCTCAACCCCCAGCATGCACCCCATCCCCAAGTGAGAAAAGAATACAGTAAAAGGAGTGCTGGCCTAGGTCCAATgctactggggggtggggtggcagtggAGGACAGGATTCTAATCATGTGACCAGGGTGTGGTTTCAGAGAGACAGGATTCCATCTGGAAACCTGAAAGCCAATTTAGCTGCACTTTACAATAGCCCAGGGAGGTATTCTACTAAAAATGGAGATTATAGATACCTGTGTTGGTTAAAAGACACAGGCACCTGTGACCTTAGGAAGTCTTGCATATTATGGGAAGTCAAATTGAGAGCGCGTGTGCGTGTATGACGTATGCACATATTCATGAGACCAGGAGAGGACACAGGGTGTCCTGTTCTACTGCTCTCCCTGCCTCATTCCCtcgagacagtgtctctcattgtGCCTGGAACTAGGCCTGCAGCCAATAAGACACAGCACCGGGATTAGAGGTATGGATGGCTGCCCAGCCTTTACCTGGGTGCTGTGgattcaaacttgggtcctcacgcTTTCAAAGCAAGGGCTCTTATcgctgagacatctccccagcccacattcttctcattgtgttttaGTCGCATAAACCACAGCCCTTCTCTGAGGGTGGTTTTACCAGGGTCCACCTCTTCGAGTCAGCCCCCCCTGGGATTACTGACAATATTGGCTTTTAGTTCTGCCGACCCAGAACACTGCTACAGTCCCTAAGGCCCACATGCAAGTCCTCTGAACTCAGCCTGCCACTCACCCACTGCCCACGTGGCActcagcctccccagtgatgCTGACACTTGTCACAGTTGAGCAGCTCTGCATGCATGCAATGCACAGTGCCCCGACCACTTTTctcctttcagccccagcctaTTTATCCTTCAGGGTGTGGCTTCAGCATACCTCATGCACATGAACCTCAACGTCCCTCTCTCAAAGGAGAACCCCATAATTACAGTGCACTCCACAAAATGTGGTACTTCGTTTTTATCCCAGCTAGCTGAGCCCCTCAACTCAACCCGGTATATGGGTCCTCCTCAGGAGCAGCCGCTGCTCTTTAATCACTGAGGTCCCTAACCCTGGTTCTCCACTTCCCATGATGCTCAGTGTGAGggacaaaacagaacagaaggacTCTGCAGGCTGACCACTCCTGGGCTGCCACAAACAGCCCCAGACCCGAATAGCAGAAGACGGGATGGAAGAACATTTCAGATGAGACTGGAGACTGGACTAGTGAAACCCTGAGACTAGAGTCTTGGCCCCCATCCCAAGAACCCCCGTGAAACCACTCCCCAGAAAAACAATTCTTCCTGCTTCTGAGGGGATTAGGAGACGCGTCTGGCACAGTGTGAGAACAGTAAACTCTACTGGACATGCTCTCCTGAGAGCCATGGATCACCAGCAGTGACCCAGGTGCAGCTGCAATACTGTCTGGGGACTGAGGACCCTCTTCTTAACCCTTTGTGAGAGCACAACACACCCTGCAGGTACTTGGGAAGCTTCCCTGGGGATGAAGAATATGCTGACCCCAGTGAAGATGGGAGCTGACTGCCACCAGGGTCTACCTGCTTCCCCTGACCAAGCTGTGGGTCACTCTGTGTCCAGCAGTGTTGACGGAGAGGAGCCTTACCGTGGAGAGGTTCCTGGGTCCTTCCTTGGGATGGGAAACATTATCCCGGCCCACTCCCACATGCAGGTGGTCCAGCAGGGACTTCAGCTGTGTCAGGGTAAGGCTGTCATTCTTTCCATAGCGATCCATGAGATCTTCCAGGAAGGAGGTGGCACTGAGGGGTGGCAGGCCAGCAGACGAGGCATGAGTCTGGGGGGCAGTTCTCCATATACCAAACAGCACCAACAGAAGGCAGCTAGGGAGGGCTGGGTGCAGCCGCTTCATGGTGACCACGGATACCTAGAACACAAAGCCAAGTGAAGtcgaggtctctctctctctgctcccacatTCAAGTAAATGTCAACTCACCACCCCAAGCCAAGGGCAagggctcccctcccccctcgGACTCTGAGTAGGATGAGCATCAAGATCTGACTTAGCCCCTGTCTCTACATGCTCTACTTGGCTTGGGAGGACTCCTTCTGCTGAAGGGGTAAGACAACAAGAAAAAAGGCGTGCTGGGCTCTGGGGTACAAGTCTCCTAACACCTAGGAGgaagagtcaggaggatcaggagttcaaggccagtttcagCCACACAGTGAGCTTGGGCTATGTAGGAACCTGTTCCTCCTAAAAGGGGAAGTAGAGTTGTTAAGCCTGTGTCAGGTAACCAGAAAGAAACTCACTAAGTCAAAACtaactctaacacacacacacacacacacacacacacacacacacacatacacacactcccctAGATCCCTGGGAAGAGAGCGGAATCAGCAGGAATGAGACAGGAGGGTGAGGGTACTGGAGACTGAATAAGATCAGAATGTacagtatacacatataaaaatgtctTAATGAAACTAACACTGTGTGTAGTGAATTTCATTgtgctaataaaaatattgtgctaaaaatgtattattgttatcattttaCAGGTATGGCTGTTTGGGCTGTAtctatgtctatgtaccatgtgcattccTAGGTGATTCCAGAGACGAGAGCAGGGCATCatatgctctggaactggagttacagacacttgtaagtcactatgtgggtgctggggatcaaacccgggtgctctgcaaaagcagccagtgctcttaaccactgaactctctctccagcccctaatactaagtcttaaaaagaaggaaaacaaaagaaaccacgGGCAGAGGAGGTTGATCTGGATTGGCCAAATAGTTAAGAGGCCCAGACTCCATTCCCATCCAAAGCAGACAGAGAGATAGTTAAAAGCTGTGTTGAGGCTATGGCTTTAAACAGAAAGGCCTTACAGAAATACTGAAATAACCATGGATTAATGATATCTCAGATTCACCTCAAATAAGTCAAG
The sequence above is drawn from the Mus pahari chromosome 8, PAHARI_EIJ_v1.1, whole genome shotgun sequence genome and encodes:
- the Slc39a14 gene encoding zinc transporter ZIP14 isoform X1 produces the protein MKRLHPALPSCLLLVLFGIWRTAPQTHASSAGLPPLSATSFLEDLMDRYGKNDSLTLTQLKSLLDHLHVGVGRDNVSHPKEGPRNLSTCFSSRALFVAHNLSERSQIGMSEFQEFCPTILQQLDSQACTSENQKSEENEQTEEGKPSAIEVWGFGFLSVSLINLASLLGVLVLPCTEKAFFSRVLTYFIALSIGTLLSNALFQLIPEAFGFNPQDNYVSKSAVVFGGFYLFFFTEKILKMLLKQKNEHHHGHNHFTSETLPSKKDQEEGVTEKLQNGDLDHMIPQHCSGELDGKVPGTDEKVIVNSMSVQDLQASQSACYWLKGVRYSDIGTLAWMITLSDGLHNFIDGLAIGASFTVSVFQGISTSVAILCEEFPHELGDFVILLNAGMSIQQALFFNFLSACCCYLGLAFGILAGSHFSANWIFALAGGMFLYIALADMFPEMNEVCQEDEKKDSFLVPFVIQNLGLLTGFSIMLVLTMYSGQIQIG
- the Slc39a14 gene encoding zinc transporter ZIP14 isoform X2, producing the protein MKRLHPALPSCLLLVLFGIWRTAPQTHASSAGLPPLSATSFLEDLMDRYGKNDSLTLTQLKSLLDHLHVGVGRDNVSHPKEGPRNLSTCFSSRALFVAHNLSERSQIGMSEFQEFCPTILQQLDSQACTSENQKSEENEQTEEGKPSAIEVWGYGFLCVTVISLCSLMGASVVPFMKKTFYKRLLLYFIALAIGTLYSNALFQLIPEAFGFNPQDNYVSKSAVVFGGFYLFFFTEKILKMLLKQKNEHHHGHNHFTSETLPSKKDQEEGVTEKLQNGDLDHMIPQHCSGELDGKVPGTDEKVIVNSMSVQDLQASQSACYWLKGVRYSDIGTLAWMITLSDGLHNFIDGLAIGASFTVSVFQGISTSVAILCEEFPHELGDFVILLNAGMSIQQALFFNFLSACCCYLGLAFGILAGSHFSANWIFALAGGMFLYIALADMFPEMNEVCQEDEKKDSFLVPFVIQNLGLLTGFSIMLVLTMYSGQIQIG